Proteins co-encoded in one Sphingopyxis sp. BE259 genomic window:
- a CDS encoding 3'(2'),5'-bisphosphate nucleotidase CysQ — MTESDEQLAERLATDAGAMLLALRAEGLDGKALGQAGDEAANAMLCRKLRAARPDDAILSEEEKDSAARLAHRRVWIIDPLDGTREYGEGRDDWAVHVALAIDGVATVGAVALPGLGITLTSGAPMPLRPANLPPKMLVSRTRPAAEAVFVAERMGAELLAMGSAGAKAMAVVRGEADIYLHTGGQYEWDNCAPVAVAQAAGLHVSRVDGSAIRYNAADTYLPDLLICRTELADEVLRVAAEYSAGV, encoded by the coding sequence GACCGAAAGCGACGAGCAACTCGCCGAACGGCTTGCGACCGACGCGGGCGCGATGCTGCTGGCGCTGCGGGCGGAGGGGCTGGACGGCAAGGCGCTGGGGCAGGCGGGCGATGAGGCGGCTAATGCGATGCTGTGCCGCAAATTGCGCGCGGCGCGCCCCGACGATGCGATCCTGTCCGAAGAAGAGAAGGACAGCGCCGCGCGGCTGGCGCACCGCCGGGTGTGGATCATCGACCCGCTCGACGGTACGCGCGAATATGGCGAAGGTCGGGACGACTGGGCGGTGCATGTCGCGCTGGCGATCGATGGCGTCGCGACGGTCGGCGCGGTCGCGTTGCCGGGGCTGGGGATCACGCTGACTTCGGGGGCACCGATGCCGCTTCGGCCCGCAAACCTGCCGCCGAAAATGCTCGTCAGCCGGACGCGTCCTGCCGCCGAAGCCGTTTTCGTGGCGGAGCGGATGGGTGCCGAGCTGCTCGCGATGGGATCGGCGGGCGCCAAGGCGATGGCTGTGGTGCGCGGCGAGGCCGACATCTACCTCCACACCGGCGGCCAGTATGAATGGGACAATTGCGCGCCGGTCGCGGTGGCGCAGGCGGCGGGGCTGCACGTCAGCCGCGTCGATGGGTCGGCGATCCGGTATAACGCGGCGGACACTTATTTGCCGGATTTGCTGATTTGCCGAACGGAGTTGGCGGATGAAGTTTTGCGGGTGGCGGCGGAATATTCAGCAGGCGTGTAA